In Mobula hypostoma chromosome 10, sMobHyp1.1, whole genome shotgun sequence, a single genomic region encodes these proteins:
- the pabpn1 gene encoding polyadenylate-binding protein 2, giving the protein MAEADYENGAEESLIEEPHRGLDESGDGAATDGLDDSAMIEDPELEAIKARVREMEEEAEKLKELQNEVEKQMNMSPPPSGPVIMSVEERMEADARSIYVGNVDYGATAEELEAHFHGCGSVNRVTILCDKFTGHPKGFAYIEFSDKESVRTAMALDDSLFRGRQIKVVLKRTNRPGISTTDRGWPRSRFRARASYSSRARFYSGYVPRSRGRAFRGRGRASSWYSPY; this is encoded by the exons ATGGCGGAGGCGGACTACGAGAACGGCGCCGAGGAGTCGCTGATAGAGGAGCCGCACCGCGGTCTGGATGAGTCCGGGGATGGCGCCGCCACGGACGGCTTGGACGACTCGGCGATGATCGAGGACCCG GAGCTGGAGGCCATCAAGGCCCgggtgcgggaaatggaggaggaggCGGAGAAGCTGAAGGAACTGCAGAACGAAGTGGAGAAACAGATGAACATGAGCCCACCACCTT CTGGTCCTGTCATCATGTCGGTGGAAGAGCGGATGGAAGCGGACGCACGGTCCATTTACGTTGGTAAC GTGGACTATGGGGCGACGGCGGAGGAGTTGGAGGCACACTTCCACGGCTGTGGCTCCGTCAACAGAGTGACCATCCTGTGTGACAAGTTCACCGGGCACCCCAAGGG CTTCGCCTACATCGAGTTCTCAGACAAGGAGTCTGTGCGGACAGCCATGGCACTGGACGACTCCCTCTTTAGAGGCCGACAGAtcaag GTGGTGTTGAAGAGGACGAACCGCCCGGGGATCAGTACCACAGACCGGGGTTGGCCGCGCTCCCGGTTCCGGGCCAGGGCCAGCTACTCCAGCAGAGCCCGTTTCTACAGCGGATACGTTCCCCGGTCCCGAGGCAGGGCCTTCAG GGGACGAGGGCGTGCTTCATCCTGGTATTCCCCTTACTAA
- the slc22a17 gene encoding solute carrier family 22 member 17: protein MEGEGVLADPDSAPPCQSPTPQEPFGGMVSRLGGFEALMGGFGRHQRLVCVLTWLPLPPLAFALLSGSFLTLVPAHRCRREGEVEGEAAEGEDSCQLNTSDHRPCPYGWKYQSSEGLNTNIITQWDLVCDSSWKSSVEEICFVLGCLAGFLLLGYLADWLGRRISCLLSVSLSILFGTLVSVAPSLPVFTLARFFQGSAVAGLLLSLYLIRLEVCDPPHRLPVSMVSGLFLVGGEFLLLGLAVGCRDWRLFQGVITAPLGLFLGFCCPQVLPESLRWLLSTGRVPEARAALGRILERNRPREDREPLELESSFTDLDSSYPGNHESERETLCKLLKCRNIWKNILILGFTAFIGHGIQHCYGTFRNSVLGSRPSFSVMYLLSAGAGGLACLFLCATVDRCGRRGILLLSMTLTGLASLILLGLSEYLNDVTILIFCSLGLFSSRAVGTLSIFFSSEVIPTLIRGLGLGVVLGLSWLPRLSRLLLELQGSRAYFLHHVLLASLALLGCLCILLLPETKRKPLPDSLQQGELCRRPSFLQRPRDNVPLLAAPNPTI, encoded by the exons ATGGAGGGTGAGGGGGTGCTGGCCGACCCAGACTCTGCCCCACCCTGTcagtcccccaccccccaggagCCGTTTGGGGGGATGGTCTCACGGCTGGGGGGCTTCGAGGCGCTGATGGGGGGCTTTGGCCGACACCAACGGCTGGTCTGTGTCCTGACCTGGCTCCCCCTGCCCCCTCTGGCCTTTGCCCTCCTCTCAGGGTCCTTCCTCACCCTGGTGCCGGCCCATCGCTGCCGGAGGGAGGGTGAGGTTGAGGGCGAGGCAGCCGAGGGTGAGGACTCCTGCCAACTCAACACTAGCGACCATCGCCCCTGTCCGTATGGTTGGAAGTACCAGTCCTCAGAGGGTCTGAATACCAATATCATCACCCAG TGGGACTTGGTCTGCGATTCGTCCTGGAAGTCGTCAGTGGAGGAGATTTGTTTCGTCCTGGGCTGCCTGGCAGGCTTCCTGCTGCTGGGTTACCTGGCGGATTG gTTGGGACGAAgaatctcctgcctcctgtccGTGAGCCTCTCCATCCTCTTTGGGACCCTGGTGTCTGTTGCCCCCAGCCTCCCTGTCTTTACCCTGGCTCGCTTCTTCCAGGGATCCGCAGTTGCCGGCCTCCTactctctctctacctcatcc GGTTGGAGGTCTGCGACCCCCCTCACCGGCTGCCAGTCTCCATGGTCTCTGGCCTGTTCCTGGTGGGGggggagttcctgctgctgggCCTGGCCGTGGGCTGCCGGGACTGGAGGCTCTTCCAAGGGGTCATCACCGCCCCCCTCGGCCTCTTCTTGGGCTTCTG CTGTCCGCAGGTCCTGCCGGAGTCCTTGCGCTGGCTCTTGTCGACGGGACGCGTGCCGGAGGCCAGGGCTGCATTGGGACGGATCCTGGAGCGGAACCGGCCCAGGGAGGATCGGGAgcctctggagctggagtcctccTTCACTG ATCTGGATTCCTCCTATCCCGGGAATCACGAGTCAGAGCGGGAGACCCTCTGCAAGCTCCTGAAATGCAGAAACATTTGGAAAAATATCCTAATCCTGGGCTTCACTGC GTTTATCGGACACGGGATCCAGCATTGCTACGGAACTTTCCGAAACAGCGTCCTGGGCTCCAGGCCGAGCTTCTCCGTGATGTATCTGTTGTCAGCCGGGGCCGGGGGCCTGGCGTGCCTCTTCCTGTGCGCTACCGTTGACCGGTGTGGGCGCAGGGGCATCTTGCTGCTGAGTATGACACTGACCGGCCTtgcctccctcatcctcctcggGCTCTCTGAAT acCTGAACGATGTGACCATCCTGATATTCTGCTCACTGGGTTTATTCTCCTCCCGCGCCGTGGGAACACTCAGCATCTTCTTCTCCTCCGAGGTcattcccactctcatcag GGGCCTGGGCCTGGGCGTGGTCCTGGGCCTGTCATGGCTGCCGAGGCTGAGCCGGTTGCTGTTGGAGCTGCAGGGCAGCCGGGCTTACTTCTTGCACCACGTTCTGCTGGCCTCGCTGGCCCTGCTCGGCTGCCTTTGCATTCTGCTGCTGCCCGAGACCAAACGCAAGCCACTTCCCGACAGCCTGCAGCAGGGCGAACTCTGCCGGCGGCCCTCCTTCCTCCAGCGGCCTCGTGACAACGTACCTCTGCTGGCTGCCCCCAACCCCACCATCTGA
- the LOC134352713 gene encoding N-acetyltransferase 8-like codes for MAEPCRRRMEEDEEEVEVEEVPGGFTIRPCWPSDFEAVRRLYQEAAAEQVGTAFRQALQRPAVLALLGLCAALPFLGPWPGPGPGLWAAALMGPALAAASLYGACLRFGRASAAGPLQEDLADIDGYFLRPRDAGLWVAQLGGAGPLVGMVAVMAETEGPAGSCELCRLAVAPGLRRCGLGRALFCRALRFARARGYRLCLIYTSSTNTAALPLYKAAGFRLHQAYPPPEIGPLVQLLCQVTDYILTLRLSDTHPGEGGSAGLGA; via the coding sequence ATGGCCGAGCCCTGCAGGAGGCGGATGGAGGAGGATGAGgaagaggtggaggtggaggaggtcCCGGGAGGCTTCACCATTCGGCCTTGCTGGCCCAGTGACTTCGAGGCAGTGCGGCGGCTGTACCAGGAGGCGGCGGCCGAGCAAGTGGGGACGGCCTTCCGCCAGGCTCTGCAGCGGCCCGCAGTCCTGGCCCTGCTGGGCCTCTGTGCCGCCCTGCCTTTCCTAGGCCCGTGGCCGGGCCCGGGGCCCGGGCTTTGGGCCGCCGCCCTGATGGGCCCAGCGCTGGCCGCCGCCTCCCTCTATGGGGCCTGCCTGCGTTTTGGCCGGGCCTCGGCCGCCGGACCGTTGCAGGAAGACCTGGCCGACATCGACGGCTACTTCCTGCGGCCCCGCGACGCCGGCCTGTGGGTGGCCCAGCTGGGCGGGGCTGGCCCGCTGGTGGGGATGGTGGCAGTCATGGCCGAGACAGAGGGCCCGGCCGGCAGCTGCGAGCTGTGTCGGTTGGCCGTGGCACCGGGCCTGCGGCGCTGCGGGCTGGGCCGGGCTCTCTTCTGCCGGGCGCTGCGCTTTGCCCGGGCCCGAGGCTACCGCCTCTGCCTCATCTACACCTCGTCGACAAACACAGCCGCCCTGCCCCTGTACAAGGCGGCCGGTTTCCGCCTACACCAGGCCTACCCCCCGCCTGAGATCGGGCCTCTGGTCCAACTCCTCTGCCAAGTCACCGACTACATACTAACCCTCCGCCTCTCAGACACCCACCCTGGGGAAGGGGGCTCGGCGGGGCTCGGGGCCTGA